One window from the genome of Salmo salar unplaced genomic scaffold, Ssal_v3.1, whole genome shotgun sequence encodes:
- the LOC106590741 gene encoding protein SPT2 homolog, which yields MMPGENHSRIASEATTGVCRNCTVLHQNLKEYVAALLVLKQKSIDSDHRLSEYQGKCEELQRSQRETGKLRKLLDDLQLKVASLEKQHAENEAMRAELEAKQSAETLSQQLFEEVERLKEQNNNTETLKKRLEDQLKMVTETTEKQCLDNVQLRREKTALENDLLKTQMSLKTCQKVAEEVQRLKEDDARTSVLKHNLEKQLGQFQDFKRKQERDITGLKTEKILLEKNLLHLQERLQKLETEKNKVLKSTSTQATAPEETKVDREKVQRLLEDLWVCVAPPSSHLPARRKQQLKEHLQDSSIVEPDGPNGDPPGPGPSRNSDPPGPGPSRNGDPPGHGPSRNGDPPGHGPSRNGDPPGHGPSRNGDPPGHGPSRNGDPPGHGPSRNGDPPGHGPSRNSDPPGHGPSRNIDPPGHGPSRNGDPPGHGPSRNSDPPGHGPSRNGDPPGHGPSRNGDPPGHKHSRSVEEILDWFKPLPPVLSP from the exons TCCGA TCACCGGCTGAGTGAATATCAAGGGAAGTGTGAAG AGCTTCAGAGATCCCAGAG GGAGACCGGTAAGCTGCGTAAACTTCTTGATGATCTGCAGTTGAAAGTAGCTTCTCTGGAAAAGCAACATGCAGAGAACGAAGCCATGCGGGCAGAGCTGGAGGCGAAGCAG AGCGCTGAGACGTTGTCCCAGCAGCTTTTTGAGGAAGTGGAGAGGCTGAAGGAGcagaacaacaacacagagactcT AAAGAAGAGACTTGAGGACCAGCTGAAGATGGTAACAG AGACGACAGAGAAGCAGTGTCTGGATAATGTCCAGTTGAGACGGGAGAAGACAGCGCTGGAGAACGACCTGCTGAAAACGCAG ATGTCGTTGAAGACGTGTCAGAAGGTAGCAGAGGAAGTGCAGCGGTTAAAGGAGGACGACGCCAGGACATCCGTTCT GAAACACAACTTGGAAAAACAACTTGGACAGTTTCAAG ATTTTAAACGCAAACAAGAGCGGGACATTACCGGGCTGAAAACGGAGAAGATTCTGCTGGAGAAAAACCTTCTACACCTTCAG GAACGACTACAGAAACTGGAGACGGAGAAGAATAAAG TATTAAAGAGCACATCAACTCAAGCAACGGCACCTGAAGAAACAAAGGTGGATAGAG AGAAGGTCCAGAGGCTGCTGGAGgatctgtgggtgtgtgtagctCCTCCCTCATCACACCTCCCTG CCAGGAGAAAACAGCAGTTAAAGGAGCACCTACAGGACAGCAGCATAGTTGAACCCGACGGACCTAATGGTGACCCGCCAGGCCCCGGACCCAGCAGGAACAGTGACCCGCCAGGCCCCGGACCCAGCAGGAACGGTGACCCGCCAGGCCACGGACCCAGCAGGAACGGTGACCCGCCAGGCCACGGACCCAGCAGGAACGGTGACCCGCCAGGCCACGGACCCAGCAGGAACGGTGACCCGCCAGGCCACGGACCCAGCAGGAACGGTGACCCGCCAGGCCACGGACCCAGCAGGAACGGTGACCCGCCAGGCCACGGACCCAGCAGGAACAGTGACCCGCCAGGCCACGGACCCAGCAGGAACATTGACCCGCCAGGCCACGGACCCAGCAGGAACGGTGACCCGCCAGGCCACGGACCCAGCAGGAACAGTGACCCGCCAGGCCACGGACCCAGCAGGAACGGTGACCCGCCAGGCCACGGACCCAGCAGGAACGGTGACCCGCCAGGCCATAAACATAGTAGATCAGTTGAGGAGATCCTGGACTGGTTCAAGCCgctgcctcctgtcctctccccttag